From Thermocladium sp. ECH_B:
TGGCGGTAACCTATAAACCATCTACGTCGAGCGTTCAAGCGGCGAAGGCGCCGCTAATATTCTACACGTGGTGGGCCACGGAGGGCAAGGTGGCGCTGAACCACTTAATACCAGCATTCGAAAACCAATACCACCTAAACGTGACCCCAACAATAGTTCCAGGCGCTGGGGGCACCAACGCCAAGTACGCAATACTAACGCTAATAGAGGCAGGAAAACCACCGGCATTATTCCAAGTGCATTATGGTCCTGAGATGATAAGTTACGTGGAAATAGCCCCTAAAGGAGTGAATAACTTCGTTAATATGACTCCAATAGCTCAACAAATCGGTCTCTTCAAGTATGCCGTGCCTGAAGTACTTCAGGCCGGTGCATTCAATGGGACTTTATTATCAATACCGGTTAATGTTCATAGAGGTGCATTGCTTTACATTAATTTGAAGTTACTTAAGAAGTATAATTTGCCAATACCAACTAATTTATCTACGCTGGAGTATGATACGGTTCAATTAGCCGCTCATGGCGTTTCCCCGTGGATGGTGCCGGGCTCTGATGGTGGTTGGGATCAATTAAATCTTTGGGAAGATATATTCCTATCTCTAGCTGGGCCTCATGTTTATAATGAAATGATATATGGAGTAATTCCATTAAACAATGCAACAATACAGAATTGGATAGCTGAGACCAACAACTTATTCCTTAACTTTACCTCATATGATTATCCAGGGTGGCAATCATTGACGTGGACCCAGGGATTAACTGATCTAGCCCAAGGTAATGTGGCGTTTCAAGCCAATGGTAATTGGTTAACTAATTACGCCTATGATTTCCTCAACATAACCATATATCCGGCGGTTGCTCCTTATATTAACTGGAATAATGTAACGATAGTGGAGGAACCATTTCCAGGCACACAGAACTATTACGCGCTAGTTATTGATTCAGTTGCGGTTCCAGTGGGGCCGCAGGAGCAAGATGCATTGACTTTTATTAAGTGGTGGGCATCCATGGCTGGTCAAGAGATATGGACCAAATGGAAGGCAGTTACGTTCTATAACAACGTCACTACTGACTACTTCAATACGCCTGCTCAGTGGTACGATTATAAGCAATTGCTGAGCACGCCTGAGCAAAACTTCGTTTATCAATTATCTGATGGTGGGTTATTTGATGATGTATTCGCTCAATTGAATAGCGGTCTCTACACATTGCAACAAGTTGGGCCAAGCGGCATAGCGGCCTGGAATATAACGCTGGCCACGGAGATGCATCAGGAGGAGAGCGAGTGGTTGGCCGCCGCTAAGCTTGGCCTTGGCTACCTAGGGTTCCCTGGCCACCCATTTGCTGGTTACTACCCACCATGGGTTAATTCCTAACAATGCTTCTTGGGGTTAATATTAAAATAATAGTTTATTTCATGGTGATATCATGAGAATTCAAGGATTAATAATGGCAATTCCAACGATTTTCTTTTCATTCCTTCTACTTTACTTAGTCTTATGGAATCTATATTACTCATTCACGAATTGGTCTCTGCTTAATCCTCACCCATCATTTGTTGGTCTCCAAACATATATGTCCCTGTTATCCACAGAGTATTTCTCTATCTCTTTCACTCACTCTATTCTATTGTCGGCGGGCGCCGTTGTCTTCGGTAATTTGCTTGGTTTACTATTTGCTTCCTTACTTTATTTTCTAGGCAATGAGAGATTAAGGAGTTTCTACCTATCATTATTGATATATCCATTATCTATATCCATGGCAGCTAACTCATTGATATGGCTTTGGCTATTTAATATTCATATCGGCATAAATTGGTTCTTGAGAATGCTTCATTTGCCGACGCCTCTCTGGCTTTCATCGCCATCAATGGAGTTTCCAAGCTTAATGATAGTGGTTATATGGGCATATGCTGGTTTATCGCTGATTTTTTACTTGGCGGCCTTTATGGGTGTTGATAAATCATTGATAGAGGCGGCGAGGATAGATAAGGCCAGTCCATTCAGGATATTATTTAGAGTTCTTCTTCCTAACTCTATGAATGGGTTCATAGTATCATCAGCATTATTATTCCTCTTCTCCTTTAGGGTATTTAGTCCTCCTTACCTATTAAGCGGTGGACCAACCAATATATTTCTCCAAACTAGCGTGGTCTATATGTATTACTTATTCACAACGGAATACTTTGCCCAAGCCTCTGCTGTGGCTACAATAATAACAGCAATAGCAACTGCAGTGGTTATACCTTATGCGTTATATGGGATAAAGAGGTGGATGAAGCATGAGTAAAGCCAAAACCAAGAGAATTAGTCCTGCTGTAAAGGCCGCAATTCATCAATTGGTAATCATCATCTTTGTAGTTATATGGTTGGTTCCGATATATGCCATGGTAATAAATGGATTGAAGAGCGACGTAGCGGTATACACGACGCCGGTTCTTGTGCCTTCCTCATCCCCTACCCTAGAGCCCTTCCAAGCGGTTTGGTCATCACTAAGCAGGCCATTATTAAATAGTTTAATAATAGTGCTTCCCGTGGCGTTCATAGCTACTTTCTTGGGATCCATGGCGGCCTACTTCTTCTATATGCTTTCAAATAGTTTTAGTAAGGTTTCTTCCTTTATAAGTAATTTTCTTTTCTCATTAATATCATTGGCCACGTTTATTCCGTATCAAGCCACATTAATCCCATTAACTAAGTTGATTGCAGATATGGGTCTCCTGAATACTTATTGGGGATTAGCGTTTGCATTCTTCATATTCTATATGCCAACTGGGGCATTATTAATGTCTATTTTCATAACCGCCATACCTCCCAGGATAATTGAAGCTGCCAGGCTGGATAAGGGCAGCGATTGGAGGATTTTCATTAAATTAGTATTTCCATTATCGCTGCCGGGCTTTGTATCGACATTAATATTTAACATCATTGAGACATGGAATAACTTCTTCATACCCTTAATGTTGACTACCACGCCCAATATGAGGTTAATACCGGTTACGGTTCAATCATTCACTGGAGGATATGCGACTCTCTATAATGAAACATTCGCTGCTGCATTTATAGCATCTATAGTGCCCTTGGGCATCTTCATTTTTCTTGGTAGATATTTTATAAAGGGCTTAATAGCCCTTGGAACAGGAGGTAAGGGGGTGTAGTATGGTTAAGGTAATTACTAAGGGTGTCACTAAGATATTTAAGTCGAAGAAGAAGGAAGTAGTTGCATTAGATAAGATTAACATGGAGATCATTAGATAAGATTAACATGGAGATCAATAGCGGTGAATCCTTCGGAATATTAGGACCTAGTGGGGCTGGTAAGACGACGCTTATGCGTATAATAGCTGGACTTGATGTACCGACCGCCGGCGAGCTGTATTTCAATGATGAGCTGGTGGCTGCCTCGAATAGATTGATAGTGCCTCCCGAGGATAGAAATATAGGTATGGTATTTCAAACATGGGCCCTTTATCCTAATATGACTGCTTATGATAATATCGCTTTTCCACTGAAGTCTTTAAAGATAAGCAAGGCCGAGGAGCAGAAGAAAATAAACGATATAGCGGAGATACTTGGGATATCTCATGTGCTCAATCACTATCCAAGGGAATTATCGGGTGGTCAGCAACAGAGGGTGGCGTTGGCGCGTGCATTGGTTAAGAATCCATCTATTCTCTTATTGGATGAACCGTTCAGTAATTTGGATGCCAGAATAAGGGATAGCGCTCGTGCTCTTGTTAGGAGGATTCAAAATGAATTGAAAATAACCACAATAACGGTTTCTCATGATCCCGCCGACATATTTTCCATAGCGGAACGCGCTGGCGTTATAGTTCATGGCAAATTAGTGCAAGTGGATAAGCCATCCATCATATACTCTAAACCCATCAATGTGGAGGTGGCGAAATTAATAGGTGATTTAGTGGAGTTAAATGGAAGAATTGAAGATAGAAATGGAGCAACTTATGCGGTAGTTGATGATTTTTCATTTCCCATAAATAAGATCAACGCCAGCAACGTAAGGCTGGGCATTCGCCTTGAAGATCTAAAGATATCCAAGGAATCTTCTCTGGGCAGTGACTGGTTCCTCGTGGGGCGAGCTCGGGTTAAGGTATCCAGCTATTCAAGTGGTCTCTTCAGGGTCACTGTTGTGCCTCCTAGTAATGATAATACCGAGGTTGTGGTCATGATGGATAAGCCGTTTGATGTTGGGGAGGAGGTTAATTTATTTATAAGGCTTGGAAAGGTATTGGTATTCACGTGATTTTCTAATTTTAATTATTGTCGAAAGTTTCATAGTTATCTCTCAACTTAAGATCTTACAGCATTGCATCTTTATCTAGGATATTACACCGTTATATTGAGTCTAATGATACGGTTATTTTATCCGTTGGGAAGAATAAACTTTATAGGTGGGGAGGATAGATGCAATTAGAGATAGTCAAGTCATCCAGGATGCCCAGGGTAATAAAGCGTAATGGTAAGGAGGAGCCCTTCTCTCCGCGGAAGCTTCTCAGGGTGCTTAGTTTAGTAAATGCGCCGAATCCAGATCTAGTTTTAAAGGAGCTTCAGAGCTTAATAAGCGGCCAAACAATAAAGAGCCAAGATATAAGCGATATGGTTCAACTGATAATGCTCAATAAGGCGCCTGAAGATATGAGATGGCACACTGCAGCCAGGGATTATTTGTTATGGAGTGTATATAAAATGGTGCTGGGCAAGTTCGATCAATCCAATTTTGAAGTTATTTATAGGAATGGGTTTAAGCAGTGGTTCTTAACTGGCATGAGCCAAGGATTATGGAACAAGGAGATGGCATCGTTTTATGAACAATACATAGATGAATTAAGCAGCATGATTAGGCCAGAGAGGGATCGCTTGCTCACTTATAATGGCGTTAGAACGCTCATGAGTCGCTATCTGCTAAAGAGACTTGATGGCACATTCTTTGAGACTCCTCAGTATATGTGGATGAGGGTTGCAATGGGGGTTGCATATGCTGAAAAAATGTATGGAATTGATCCTATATCATGGGCGTCCAAGTTTTATGATTTAATGAGTAACTTGAAGTTTCTTCCCAATTCCCCAACCATGTTTAATGCATTCACTCGCTCTGGGGAATTATCGGCATGCTTCGTGGTGCCAATTGATGATTGTATTTCAGGTTATTCCCATGAGAATTGCTTTGGAATTTATGATGCCTTAACCCTGACCGCCGAGTTACATAAGATGGGAGCTGGGACAGGGTATAATTTCTCTAAATTGAGGCCCGAAGGGGATGTAGTTAAGTCAACGGTGGGAGTCGCCAGTGGCCCAGTCAGCTTCATGCGTTTATTTGATGTTAGCACGGATGTAATAAAGCAAGGAGGTAAGAGGAGAGGGGCCATGATGGGGATACTTGAGGTATGGCATGCAGATATTCAGAAATTCATTAAGGCAAAGTCGGGTCAATTAAAGGACATTCAATTACAGAACTTCAATATATCCGTTATGACCACCGATTACTTCATGGAGCGCGCATTGACGGGCGAGGATTGGCTTCTCTTCAGTCCCAGGGAGTGCCAATGCTTAGCCAATACATGGGGGGATGAGTTCCAAAAATGCTATGAGGACTGTGAACGCCGTGCCATGCAGGGCGATATAAAGATATGGGGCAAGGTTAATGCTAGGGAGCTATTTAATGAATGGGTAAAGAGCGCATGGGATTCCGGCGATCCCGGCATGCTTAATAAGGATTCCATAAACATAATGCATCCAGCGAAGAATGCGGGGGTAATTGCTTCAACTAANCCATGTGGCGAGGTTCCGCTCTTGCCGGGAGAATCATGCAATTTAGGCAGCATAAACATAACTAAGTACATACATGGGCATCAAATAGCTTGGGACGCCCTATTCAATGATATAGCTATAGCAGTGAGGTTCCTGGATGATGTAATAGATGTAAATAAGCATCCACATAAAATGTTCGATGAGGCCAATCACGCTACCCGCAAGATAGGTCTCGGGGTTAATGGCTTCGCTGATTTATTAATAAAACTGAGCATTCCTTATGATAGTCCAGAGGCATTACGTCTTGCAGATACATTGGCGATGTTTATGTTCAGCACGGCGACAAAGGCTAGCCACTTATTGTCGCTGGAAAAGGGATCATATCCTAAGTTTAATGGGAGCGATTGGGAGAAGGGGATCCTCCCAATAGATAGATGGATGGAGAGAGCAAGAAAAATATCGCAAGTAACTAATCAGTACTTATCAGAATACCTAGAGATCATTAGTCCCCCTCAACATGCTCAAGACGAATTCACATCAGCTGCATTGAGCGTATTACAGGAAATGCATGCTACACTTGACGATATTCGTGCTTTAGTTAAGAGCGGTATAAGGAATGCGACAGTGATGAGCATTGCTCCAGAGGGAAGCAGGAGCTTAATAGCAGGCGTGAATTCAAGCATAGAACCCATATTCGCTATTGCCTATGTTAGGAACTTAGCCATAGGTAAGTTGATTGAGTATAATGGAACGGCCCTAGAGAGATTAGGTAATGTTCCTGAGGATATCAAGAAGTATATACTGGAGAGCGGCATGCTTCCCAAT
This genomic window contains:
- a CDS encoding ribonucleoside-diphosphate reductase — its product is MQLEIVKSSRMPRVIKRNGKEEPFSPRKLLRVLSLVNAPNPDLVLKELQSLISGQTIKSQDISDMVQLIMLNKAPEDMRWHTAARDYLLWSVYKMVLGKFDQSNFEVIYRNGFKQWFLTGMSQGLWNKEMASFYEQYIDELSSMIRPERDRLLTYNGVRTLMSRYLLKRLDGTFFETPQYMWMRVAMGVAYAEKMYGIDPISWASKFYDLMSNLKFLPNSPTMFNAFTRSGELSACFVVPIDDCISGYSHENCFGIYDALTLTAELHKMGAGTGYNFSKLRPEGDVVKSTVGVASGPVSFMRLFDVSTDVIKQGGKRRGAMMGILEVWHADIQKFIKAKSGQLKDIQLQNFNISVMTTDYFMERALTGEDWLLFSPRECQCLANTWGDEFQKCYEDCERRAMQGDIKIWGKVNARELFNEWVKSAWDSGDPGMLNKDSINIMHPAKNAGVIASTXPCGEVPLLPGESCNLGSINITKYIHGHQIAWDALFNDIAIAVRFLDDVIDVNKHPHKMFDEANHATRKIGLGVNGFADLLIKLSIPYDSPEALRLADTLAMFMFSTATKASHLLSLEKGSYPKFNGSDWEKGILPIDRWMERARKISQVTNQYLSEYLEIISPPQHAQDEFTSAALSVLQEMHATLDDIRALVKSGIRNATVMSIAPEGSRSLIAGVNSSIEPIFAIAYVRNLAIGKLIEYNGTALERLGNVPEDIKKYILESGMLPNTYKLHGLLKTANEIHWRWHVMMQATWQRWIDNGVSKTINMPSNATIKDVEGAYLMAWELGAKGITVYRDKSKSVQVIYSGVANKPSPSKIIVKTINVDEKIDDKLNELGETSDPYCKTDSCG
- a CDS encoding sugar ABC transporter permease: MMRIQGLIMAIPTIFFSFLLLYLVLWNLYYSFTNWSLLNPHPSFVGLQTYMSLLSTEYFSISFTHSILLSAGAVVFGNLLGLLFASLLYFLGNERLRSFYLSLLIYPLSISMAANSLIWLWLFNIHIGINWFLRMLHLPTPLWLSSPSMEFPSLMIVVIWAYAGLSLIFYLAAFMGVDKSLIEAARIDKASPFRILFRVLLPNSMNGFIVSSALLFLFSFRVFSPPYLLSGGPTNIFLQTSVVYMYYLFTTEYFAQASAVATIITAIATAVVIPYALYGIKRWMKHE
- a CDS encoding ABC transporter substrate-binding protein produces the protein AVTYKPSTSSVQAAKAPLIFYTWWATEGKVALNHLIPAFENQYHLNVTPTIVPGAGGTNAKYAILTLIEAGKPPALFQVHYGPEMISYVEIAPKGVNNFVNMTPIAQQIGLFKYAVPEVLQAGAFNGTLLSIPVNVHRGALLYINLKLLKKYNLPIPTNLSTLEYDTVQLAAHGVSPWMVPGSDGGWDQLNLWEDIFLSLAGPHVYNEMIYGVIPLNNATIQNWIAETNNLFLNFTSYDYPGWQSLTWTQGLTDLAQGNVAFQANGNWLTNYAYDFLNITIYPAVAPYINWNNVTIVEEPFPGTQNYYALVIDSVAVPVGPQEQDALTFIKWWASMAGQEIWTKWKAVTFYNNVTTDYFNTPAQWYDYKQLLSTPEQNFVYQLSDGGLFDDVFAQLNSGLYTLQQVGPSGIAAWNITLATEMHQEESEWLAAAKLGLGYLGFPGHPFAGYYPPWVNS
- a CDS encoding arabinose ABC transporter permease, which translates into the protein MSPAVKAAIHQLVIIIFVVIWLVPIYAMVINGLKSDVAVYTTPVLVPSSSPTLEPFQAVWSSLSRPLLNSLIIVLPVAFIATFLGSMAAYFFYMLSNSFSKVSSFISNFLFSLISLATFIPYQATLIPLTKLIADMGLLNTYWGLAFAFFIFYMPTGALLMSIFITAIPPRIIEAARLDKGSDWRIFIKLVFPLSLPGFVSTLIFNIIETWNNFFIPLMLTTTPNMRLIPVTVQSFTGGYATLYNETFAAAFIASIVPLGIFIFLGRYFIKGLIALGTGGKGV